A window of Chryseobacterium sp. IHB B 17019 genomic DNA:
ACTGCCGCTGATAACCACAAAGTCCGGAAACGGGTTCATTACCATTATTCTGGTTAAAATTTTCTTCTGTTCTGCCTGCGTTAGCCTTTCTCCAGGGAATCCAAATCTATACTGTTTGTTACTGGCCGTATCCAGAACCATAAAATTTTCCCTGGTCTCTTCACCAATATGGAATGGTGATATATTCAACTGCTCGGCTTGAAGCAAATCTTCAAGCAATCTACCGGTTCTGCCACCCGAAGTAAAAAAGACATCTGATACTATTCCCAATCTTTTTAGGCCCCTGGATACATTAACTCCACCTCCTCCAGCCTCATACTTAGGAGAATTACAGCGTAATTTCTTTTCCGGAACGATGTTTTGAACACTGCTGCTCTTGTCTACCGACGGGTTTAATGTGATTGTTAAAACAGATTTTTTCATTTCTTATTTTTTTAATATTATAGAATTCTAAGGCATATAATACCAACAAATCCGTTGGACAAATACAAGTAACAGACAGTCAAAAAATATTGCTTCTATTATTCAAATTTCAACAATAAAAGACATACTGCCAAATATTTAATTTGATCAACATCACATTTCCTCGTGACCTCTATCATCCTATTTTCAATAAGGTTTCCTGACCTTTGAAATATAAAATTTATACCAACATGAAAACAGATGCAGAATTACAAAAAGATGTTCAGGATGCCATGAAATGGGAGCCTCTCCTTCATTCAGCAGAAATAGGAGTTATTGTAAAAAACGGAATTGTAACCCTTACAGGACCTGTGGACAGCTATGCGAAAAAACTACAGGCAGAACATGCCGCAAAAAATGTTTCGGGAGTAAAGGTTTTAGTGGAAAATATCGAAGTCAGATTACCCGATCCTCGGTCAAAAACTGATGCAGAAATTGCCAGTGAAATTGTCGCTGCATTTGAATCGAATACATTTATTCCCGAAGAAAAAATAACGGTAAAAGTTGAAAATGGATGGGTAGATTTAGATGGTGAGGTGTCCTGGGATTATCTACGTGACATTACAGAAAATGCCGTAAGATATCTTCCCGGGGTAAAGGGTATTTATAATAACATCACTATCAATCCCGAAATTAAGGATCATA
This region includes:
- a CDS encoding BON domain-containing protein, whose protein sequence is MKTDAELQKDVQDAMKWEPLLHSAEIGVIVKNGIVTLTGPVDSYAKKLQAEHAAKNVSGVKVLVENIEVRLPDPRSKTDAEIASEIVAAFESNTFIPEEKITVKVENGWVDLDGEVSWDYLRDITENAVRYLPGVKGIYNNITINPEIKDHIDKQDIEKALERSSIDSSEINVSVSGKTVTLSGTVHTWHQKEEAGRIVWKAPGIQDVKNELTVDYEYDL